From Lytechinus pictus isolate F3 Inbred chromosome 6, Lp3.0, whole genome shotgun sequence, the proteins below share one genomic window:
- the LOC129263234 gene encoding titin-like, translating into MADSGKRCQNCCHGICYFLLLATIIVLSVFLYLCKNPLDPTLPRLSSRPRIENVTSSTIEIEWNKDYTGDGPVCGYIVELKPPTSTEWTSVGFVAYDDDADVFGFTVDRLVHDALYAINVRILHCSGVEGGRSPEVSQTTNMRPQTQPPSEQPSTGQPCPPENCTDCPTDPDAGEQEWRRNFLIAVPILSIVAVLEFLVFIG; encoded by the exons ATGGCGGATAGCGGAAAGCGTTGCCAAAACTGTTGTCATGGTATTTGCTATTTTCTGTTACTAGCCACCATTATCGTGTTAAGTG TGTTTCTATATCTTTGCAAGAACCCGTTGGATCCAA CCTTGCCACGGCTATCATCTCGCCCTCGAATTGAGAACGTAACTTCCTCGACAATCGAGATAGAATGGAATAAAGATTACACCGGCGACGGCCCCGTATGCGGCTACATCGTCGAACTCAAACCTCCGACATCGACGGAGTGGACGAGTGTCGGTTTCGTTGCCTATGATGACGATGCCGACGTCTTCGGGTTCACAGTTGATAGACTTGTCCATGACGCCCTCTACGCCATAAATGTTAGAATCCTTCACTGTTCGGGTGTGGAAGGAGGTAGAAGCCCAGAAGTCAGCCAGACAACAAATATGA GACCTCAAACACAGCCACCATCCGAACAGCCGTCCACGGGCCAGCCATGTCCACCAGAGAACTGCACAGATTGCCCCACTGACCCTGATGCAGGGGAACAGGAATGGAGAAGGAATTTTCTTATCGCTGTTCCAATCTTGTCGATCGTCGCTGTTCTggaatttcttgtttttatcgGGTAG